Below is a genomic region from Borrelia sp. P9F1.
CAAACCAAATTACTAAAAGCGTTGATTCTAGTGATATTAATTCACCTGAGAAGATACTGGAAGTGTTTAAAGCAGGTCTTTCTGAAATGAACCTAGAGGAATATGCATATGCACCAATAATGGTACTAATGGATAATCAGACTAGTCTTAAGCTTAATTCTTATGACAAGGGTGGCAATAAAGCTAAATATAAGGATATGTTACTAGATGATCTTTCAAGCATTAATAATGGTAATGCAACGCAACTCAAGACTAGTCCTTTACTTAAAAACAAGATCATAATATTTCCACATAAACCTGAATTACTGCTTATAAATGAGGGGCTACCACCAATAATTAATGAATTTGTTGAAAGACGCTCTAATGATATGGAGACAAGTTATATTGATTTTGTTATCGGAAGCACCATGGCTCATGATAAGACTATGTTAGTCATTAACATAGGGGATGCCTAATAGAATGCAAGATAATAGTAACCTAGAAGTAATACACGGTCGTATTTTAGAGCTTTTAAAGTTAGATACAAATGCATTATCTTTACCAAGTTTTACAAATTATATTCGTCTCCTAGAAGATATTCTTGTAACAAAGAAATTAGATTTCGCAAGTTTAAGCTTAAATACATCATTTCTTCTTATTTACTATTTCATAGGATGCCAGCTTATTAAGAGAGGAGAGCTTACAGGATTCACTTTCAATAGAATTAAATCAGAACGATTAGGAGAGATGTCAGTAGAGTACTCAGATCCTGCTCGCAATAATGATATTGATAGTAAGGATTTTTGCAACTCCTTTGGCGAATTATTAGAAGATCTAACTGGACAAGGCAAGAGTAGACCAAAGGTCTTAGGAGCTATACCATGAGTAAAGCTTTGGATAACTTGAGTGCAGCTGCGGGTAGAATAATTGGCCACTTTGCACAAGAATTATTCCTCTACAAAGGAGTGGTAAGCAAAGATGAAACTTATAAAACGGTAGGCAAGACCCACTTGCGCACAGATCCTGTACAGTTTACAGGAAGCTTAAGTTCATTAAGCGGAGCAGAATTAGATAATCTTTTCAGTATAGGGATTCGTGACTTTACCTCTTATCTTAAGCTATATACAACCGCCACAGACTTAGACATAAATCCAGAAGATTTAATAAGCATTAATGGACAATTTTATTTAATTGAAACTGTCCGTGCACATACAAGAGCAGGAATTTTCTACCTTGACATGATTATAAGGGAAGAAGCATGGGAATGATAAGAGAATACGGCATAGAGATTGGTTGGTTTGATACACATATTGCTAGCATTGCAAGATTTCATGAATGGGGAACAAGTAAGCTAGAGGCAAGAAGCCACCTTTATAAGGTTTTCAAATTACCAGAGTTTCAGCTGGCAATGCGTAATATAATTCGGAGTGCCATTATAAATAAGGGAAGCATTAAGGCTGCACTAGAAGAGGTTGTATCTATATTTATTGTCTTTTATAAGGATTTCTTATTAAGCAATAAGATTACACCTAAGCTTAAAGAGGCAACAATTAAGGCTAAAAGACTTAAGGGAAGTAGGTATCCGGCCACACCATTGGTTAATACAGGCAGGATGTTAAATCTGATCCAATACAAACATACAACTAGGTCAGGTGGATCATGCTAATAGATTTACACAAGACACCTACGTATATCTTTAAAATTTTGGAAATGTTTGCTTCTTATTTAAAGGAAAGGAAAGCAATTGACATTGAACTTGTAAATATCATAAATCATCCATACCTAGAAGATATTAATACAAGCAGTAGCAATGTCGTTGCTATTAAGATTATAGATTATGGCGGGCTGGGAGATCGTGAACTCAGGAGTGGAAGTTTTTATGACAGTGTTAATGAGTATGAGCTTACAATGAGCCTATATTTTATGTGCTTTGCAAATCCTAGAGAACGGATAGACCAAATTGACTTACTCAATAGAATAACTATGATCTACCAAGAATATAATTCATTCCTTCATAACACGTCAAACATTTTCAAATTCAGTAAGAAAGTAGATGAGGAGCATACATTAAAGATTAAGTACATCTTAAAACACATTGGACGACTTACTATTCAAGAGCCTGTTACGATTAAGAGCAAATACAGTAATAAGGCAATCTCTAGCAATATTATTACAAAAGTTAATATTCAAGTTATTGAAGAAAAAATTAATTAGGAGAGGGTTAAAGATGCCACAAGACACAATTACGGTCAATTTAGTTGATAACTCACTACAAATGAATGTCGTTAATTACTACAGACCACTATTAATATTTAAAAGCGAAGTATTAGATGGAGTAAATCTCATGCTTACAAGTAATAGCTATGAGGATGAGATAGAAAGTCTTAAGATAATATCAAGCATATCTAGCGATACAAGCAAGCAACAAACAGCTAAGACTGAACGCGCTTTGCTAACTAAAGCAGCTCGGGACTATTTAGACGAAGGTGGATCACGATTCCTTGATATCTTAATCTTTAAAGATATT
It encodes:
- a CDS encoding DUF1506 family protein, giving the protein MSKALDNLSAAAGRIIGHFAQELFLYKGVVSKDETYKTVGKTHLRTDPVQFTGSLSSLSGAELDNLFSIGIRDFTSYLKLYTTATDLDINPEDLISINGQFYLIETVRAHTRAGIFYLDMIIREEAWE
- a CDS encoding DUF764 family protein, which gives rise to MLIDLHKTPTYIFKILEMFASYLKERKAIDIELVNIINHPYLEDINTSSSNVVAIKIIDYGGLGDRELRSGSFYDSVNEYELTMSLYFMCFANPRERIDQIDLLNRITMIYQEYNSFLHNTSNIFKFSKKVDEEHTLKIKYILKHIGRLTIQEPVTIKSKYSNKAISSNIITKVNIQVIEEKIN
- a CDS encoding DUF3890 domain-containing protein, producing MQDNSNLEVIHGRILELLKLDTNALSLPSFTNYIRLLEDILVTKKLDFASLSLNTSFLLIYYFIGCQLIKRGELTGFTFNRIKSERLGEMSVEYSDPARNNDIDSKDFCNSFGELLEDLTGQGKSRPKVLGAIP